DNA sequence from the Methanobacterium petrolearium genome:
GAGCAAACGGGCTTATAACCCCTAACCGACCCATGTCCATGGAAGCAACCTCAGGTAAAAATCCCATCAACCATGTGGGCAAAATTTACAACCTCCTATCAACCCAAATTGCTAACGATATTGTAAAAGAAGTTGAAGGAGTTAACCAGGCACATCTAATGATTTTAAGTCAGATTGGAGCACCAATTGATCAGCCAAAAGCTGCAAGTGCCCAGCTCATTTTGGATAAAGGTTACGAGATGGAAAAAGTAAGAAGCGAAGTTCAGGGAGTTATGGACACCTGGTTGGCTGACATCAACAAAATAACTGAAATGTTAATACAGGGTAAGCTTAGAACCTTCTAAACCCCCTTATTTTCGTTTTGTTTTTCTTAAATATTTTTTAATTGTTATTTTGTTATTCTATTGGCCTTTTCTAATCTTTTTTTATGAGTTTTATCACCAAGAGTTATCCTTCCCTGGGTTATACCAATGATATAAAAGGATATAAAAGGCTGCAAACAAAGTTTGTTATGAGTAGATCATCAAGTTAATAATCAGATTACCAGAGGAGAATGGAGATGGCAATAAAGGAAGCCCCACGATCATACCAGTCACGGGTTATGGAAGAAAAAATACAGAAATTCTGGGATGAAAACCAGATATACCAGCACACCAAAGATTTGAGGAAGGACCAGCCTAAATTCTCATTTCTTGACGGACCACCATACTGCAGTGGCCGCATACACCTGGGAACAGCCTGGAACAAAACTATAAAAGACTCATTTCTGCGATTCAAGTCAATGTCAGGATTCAACGTCCGCAGACAGGCAGGATGGGATACCCATGGATTACCCATTGAACATAAGGTGGAAGGAATCCTGGGTTTAAAGAGTAAGAAGGAAATTGAAACCAGAATTGGTATCGAAAATTTTGTGAACAAGTGTAAAGAGTTCGCTGTGGAAAACCAGGCCATTATGACCAAACAATTTGAAATGTTAGGAGTGTGGATGGACTGGGATAACCCCTACGTAACCTTTGATACCAAGTACATGGAAAGTTGCTGGTGGACTCTGAAAAAAGCACATCAAAAGAAACTCCTGGTAAACGACCAGCGAGTCATCAGCTGGTGCCCTCGTTGTGAAACAGCCCTGGCCCTGGCTGAAATCGATTATGAGAACAAGGAAGATCCATCCATCTACGTTAAGTTTCCCCTGAAAGGAAAGGAAAATGAATTCGTTCTGGTGTGGACCACCACCCCCTGGACTCTGCCTGCCAACATGGCAGTATGTGTACATCCTGATTATGATTACGCTTACGTGAAGGTTGAAAATGATGAAACTGGCATGCCGGAGGTTTACCTCATGGCAGAAGCTTTGGTGGAGGCAACATTCCCCGAAACAAATTATGAAATCATTAAAGTGGTTAAGGGAAGTGATCTGGAAGGAACTGAATATAAACACCCCCTACCTGAAGAAGTACCATTCCATAAGGATTTCCAACACTGCATATTCACTGGCGACCATGTCACCCTCACTGAAGGAACTGGTTGTGTGCACACTGCACCAGGACATGGTCCAGATGACTTTGAAATAGGCAAAGAACATGGTTTACCCATATTCTGCCCGGTGGATGAAGCAGGACTATTCACAGATGAAGCTGGTAAATATGAGGGCCAATTCGTTAAAGATGCTGATCCATTTATAATTGCTGATCTGGACACCCATCATCTTTTATTCAAGGAAGGGATCATTGCCCACCGTTACGGGTTCTGCTGGAGATGTAAAACTCCCATCATATACCTGGCCACCAAACAATGGTTTTTGAAAATTACTGAAGTTAAGGATAAGATGCTCAGTGAACTGGATAAGGTGGAATGGGTACCATCCTGGGCTGGTGAAAGCAGATTCAGGAACTGGATCGAGAATGCCCGGGATTGGACCATTTCCAGGCAACGTTACTGGGGCATACCCATACCAATCTGGCTCTGTGAAGACTGTGGAAAAATGGAAGTTGTGGGATCCATCAGTGAACTAAAGGAAAAAATCGTGGAAGGAGAATTAGAAGGTGATTTCATCCACCGACCACACGTGGATGAGATCAAACTGGGCTGCTCCTGTGGTGGGAAAATGCAACGAACACCCGATGTACTGGATGTGTGGATCGACTCCGGAGTAGCAGGATGGGCAGCCCTACATTATCCACAGGAAAAAGAGATGTTCAAGGAATGGTATCCCTACCAATTCATCACCGAAGGACACGACCAGACCCGAGGATGGTTTTACTCCCAGATGGGCTGCGGAGTCATAGCACTGGACAGCGTCCCCTACCAAAAAGTTTTAATGCATGGTTTCACCCTAGATGAAGAGGGTAAGAAGATGAGCAAATCCCTGGGTAATGTGGTGGAACCTGATGAGGTCATAGAAAAGTACGGTGCAGATGTTCTACGTTTCTACCTCCTATGGGGTAACAAACCATGGGATGATCTGAAATTCAACTGGGAAGAAGTAGGAACTGTTAACAAAATGTTCAACATCCTCTGGAACGTTTATGTATTCAGCACCACTTACATGGCCCTGGATGACTTCAACCCTACCATGTATTCTCCAGATGATCTCAAATTCAGGGATGAAGATAGCTGGATCACCTCCCGTGTGCAATCTGTGGCTTTAGAGGTTACAGATGCTCTGGATTCCCTGCACCTGCATAAGGCCACCCGCAGTTTAAACCATTTCATACTGGAAGATTTGAGTCGCTGGTACGTGCGCCTCATCAGAGGACGGACCTGGGTGGAAAAAGACGACCCTGACAAACTGGGAGCCTACTACACACTATACCATGTGTTGAAGAATATGATAACCATCCTGGCACCTATCTCTCCCCATATCACTGAGGAAATATACCAAAACCTGGTTCGTGGTGTGGAAGATGATGCACCTGAAAGTGTGCACATGCTGGACTGGCCTCTGGACACAGAACCCATTGATGGAGACCTGGAGAAGAACATGGACATTGTACGGGAGATAATAGACGCATGCGCCCATGCCCGGGATGTTGCCCGTTACAAACTCCGCTGGCCAGTCAGGGAGATAGTTATTGTTACTGAGGATAAAGAAGTGGTGGATGCCACCCAGGCCCTATCCAAGGTCCTCACTGAACAGGCCAACACCAAAACTGTACGCACATCAGAAGAATTTCAGGATCTTAAAGTCCTGGCCCAGCCCAACATGAAGACCCTGGGCCCTAAACTACGGGGAGATGTTCCACTGGTGGCTAACCAATTGAAAAAAGCTGATGGTGCCGAGATAGTTGCTGCCCTTGAATCAGATGGTGAGTACCTGGTGGAACTGGAGGATAAGACCATTACCCTGGAAGATGGTGATGTGGTGTTTGAAACCGAACTTCCGGATAACGTGGTTAGTGCAGAATTCTCCAAGGGAAGTGTTTTTGTGGACACCCAACTCACCCCTGAGATACTATCTGAGGCAATGTCCCGTGAACTTATAAGGAGGATACAGGACATGCGAAAAGACCTGGATCTGGATGTAGAGGCCAATATTAAGGTTTATGTGGACTGCAGTTTGGAGTTCAGAGAACTGGTGGAACCCCACCTTGACTTAATCTCCCACGAAGTTAGGGCCTCCACCCTTGAATTCGGAGCTGATGAGGGAGATTACAATAAAAAATGGAATATTGAAGAGTTTGAATTATCCATATCTTTAAACAAGTAACTCCAATTATAGGAGGGCAAATAAGATGACTTTAACCAATGATGAAACAGAATACATCAAACAAGAATTGGGACGGGATCCTAACCCCCTGGAAGAAGGTATGCTGGACATAATGTTCTCTGAACACTGTTCTTATAAGAGCAGCCGCCCTATTCTTAAATTATTCCCCACCGAGGGAGAAAAAGTTATAATGGGACCCGGAGATGATGCTGGTATTGTGGAACTCACTGATGATCTGGCCCTGGTTATGGGTATGGAAAGCCACAATCACCCCTCTGCTGTGGAACCCTATGGAGGGGCAGGTACCGGTATTGGTGGAATAATCAGAGACATCATATCCATGGGGGCTTTTCCAGTAGCTCTTCTTGATTCGCTGCGTTTTGGACCCATGGAGGATCAGCGTTCACGTTACATATTTGAATACGTGGTTAAAGGAATCTCAGATTATGGTAACCGGGTGGGAATACCTACTGTGGGTGGTGAAGTGGAATTTGAGGATAACTTCAAATTCAACCCCCTGGTAAATGTGGTGTGTGCTGGTATTGTGCGTAAAGATGAGATTGTGCGTGGTATCGCCCCCAATGTGGGAGATGTCTTTGTTTTGATGGGTGGTCGTACTGGAAGGGATGGTATACACGGAGTTACCTTCGCCTCAGAAGAATTAACCTCTGCCTCGGAACTGGAAAGTCGACCTGCAGTTCAAGTGGGTGATCCCTTCACGAAAAAACAGGTTATGGAAGCCACCATGGAGGCCCTGGAGAAGGTTAACGTACAGGGATTGAAGGATCTGGGTGGTGGAGGCCTCACCTGCTGTATTTCAGAAATGGCTGATAAAAGTGGTAACGGTGCCCTGATGGAGTTGACCAAAGTACCCTTAAGGGAGGAAGGAATGACTCCCTACGAAATTATGTTATCTGAGTCACAGGAAAGAATGGTGTTTGTGGTTCACCGTCAAGATGTGGATGGCTTACTTGAAATATTTGATAAGTATGAGTTGCCCTATGCAGTGATTGGTCAGGTCACCAACAACCAGAATATGGTGGTCACCCAAGAAGGAGAAGTAATAGCCAATATACCCACCGAATTACTGGCCGATCCACCTATTGTGAAACGTGAAGCAAAAAAACCGGAGAAAAATGAGAAATACCTTGAAATAGAGGATGGACCAGTCCCTGAAGCCCTTTTGGAATTACTTTCCAGCCAGAATATCGCCAGTAAAAAATGGGTTTACCGGCAGTACGATCATGAAGTCCAGATCCGTACCGTGGTTAAACCTGGAGATGATGCTGCTGTGTTGCGAGTGGATGATAAGAAAGCCTTCACCCTCACCAGTGACTGTAACAGCATACACTGCTACCTGGATCCATATCAAGGAGGTGCTGGTGCAGTGGCGGAGGCCATACGTAACGTGGTGGCCATGGGATCAGAGCCATTATGTATGGTGGATTGTCTTAACTTCGGAAACCCAGAAAAACCAGAGGTATTCTGGCAGTTTAAAGAGTGCGTGCAGGGAATGTCAGATCTGGCCAACAGGTTCCAGTTACCAGTTACCAGTGGAAATGTGAGTTTCTACAATGAAACCGAGGGAGTGACTGTAAATCCGTCACCAGTGGTGAGTGTGGCTGGAATCATGGGACTGGAGGATATACGTACCATGGACTTCAAAAACAACGGTGATAAAATCATCCTCATTGGAACCACCCTGCCAGAAATGGATGGATCCGAATATTATAAAACCATCCACGGAGTGGTGCAGGGAGAACCACCCCATGTTGACGTAGAAAAGGAATTCGCTTCTGCCCAGGCAGTTCTGGAACTGGTTCAAAATGATGATGAGGGACAGGTTACGGCAGTTCATGATCTATCCGCAGGAGGACTGGGTGTTGCCCTGGCAGAGATGGCCATTAAAGGAGATCTTGGTGCCGGTGTGGATCTTTCCCTTGTTCCTGGAGTTGAAGGCCTTTCTACTCCTGAAATATTGTTTTCTGAATCACACGCCCGCTACCTAGTCACTGTTACC
Encoded proteins:
- the ileS gene encoding isoleucine--tRNA ligase, which translates into the protein MAIKEAPRSYQSRVMEEKIQKFWDENQIYQHTKDLRKDQPKFSFLDGPPYCSGRIHLGTAWNKTIKDSFLRFKSMSGFNVRRQAGWDTHGLPIEHKVEGILGLKSKKEIETRIGIENFVNKCKEFAVENQAIMTKQFEMLGVWMDWDNPYVTFDTKYMESCWWTLKKAHQKKLLVNDQRVISWCPRCETALALAEIDYENKEDPSIYVKFPLKGKENEFVLVWTTTPWTLPANMAVCVHPDYDYAYVKVENDETGMPEVYLMAEALVEATFPETNYEIIKVVKGSDLEGTEYKHPLPEEVPFHKDFQHCIFTGDHVTLTEGTGCVHTAPGHGPDDFEIGKEHGLPIFCPVDEAGLFTDEAGKYEGQFVKDADPFIIADLDTHHLLFKEGIIAHRYGFCWRCKTPIIYLATKQWFLKITEVKDKMLSELDKVEWVPSWAGESRFRNWIENARDWTISRQRYWGIPIPIWLCEDCGKMEVVGSISELKEKIVEGELEGDFIHRPHVDEIKLGCSCGGKMQRTPDVLDVWIDSGVAGWAALHYPQEKEMFKEWYPYQFITEGHDQTRGWFYSQMGCGVIALDSVPYQKVLMHGFTLDEEGKKMSKSLGNVVEPDEVIEKYGADVLRFYLLWGNKPWDDLKFNWEEVGTVNKMFNILWNVYVFSTTYMALDDFNPTMYSPDDLKFRDEDSWITSRVQSVALEVTDALDSLHLHKATRSLNHFILEDLSRWYVRLIRGRTWVEKDDPDKLGAYYTLYHVLKNMITILAPISPHITEEIYQNLVRGVEDDAPESVHMLDWPLDTEPIDGDLEKNMDIVREIIDACAHARDVARYKLRWPVREIVIVTEDKEVVDATQALSKVLTEQANTKTVRTSEEFQDLKVLAQPNMKTLGPKLRGDVPLVANQLKKADGAEIVAALESDGEYLVELEDKTITLEDGDVVFETELPDNVVSAEFSKGSVFVDTQLTPEILSEAMSRELIRRIQDMRKDLDLDVEANIKVYVDCSLEFRELVEPHLDLISHEVRASTLEFGADEGDYNKKWNIEEFELSISLNK